The segment AAAAATATGGTAAAAACATTAGGTATTAAGGGTTTATGATTTTTTTAAGATCTAAATGTTGTTTTGCTTATAGGGTTTGGATAGTATTGCAGTGGGTAATTACCAGTTAATATGGACTTTTTTATTCTAGAAATTTCGGAGTTCAGATATATTTTAAGGAAATCTTTTCTATAGGTTGTGAAAAAATAATTGGCCTCTCTGGAATGTAATGATTTTACCTCTCATTCAATTCCTATTCCTGTGAAGATTTTGGGACCTGCACTTAACAGTTTGTATTTTAGAGCAGTTTTTTTTCACCTCGTTAGCAACATTAATAGAAGAAATGAAAGAGGCTATGCTTAAATTCAGCTACTGAAGAAATTCTGCTACTCAGGTTCTAAAAGAGAAGAAGATAAACCAACAGAAGAAGCCCGACTCCAAGTACTGCAATTTGCCATAGCTTAAGTCCCTTCCTCTCAAGATATTCGACTCCCACCAAAGCACCCAGGCTACAACTAGAAAAAGGATCGACCAGCTCCAGCTATTCATTGCAAAGAGCTTTCAAAAAGACCTTGTTCATCTCTAAATTCTCTATTTCTATATTGGTAAGCTATTAATGTTCAAAAACAACTGTTGTTCTTTTGTTAACTTGAAAAAGCTCTTAGCTCATAAACATTCTGCTCAAAGTCTGCACTTAAGGATTACTACAAAAAAAGGGCTGCTTCTATATAGCACAAAGACCGTTGTGAAGTCTTTGGCCACTAAATCACCTATTCCTCATCAGAACCGAAAAAAGTCCTTTCATTGAAATCCTCCTGGTTGTAGAAATTTTCTTGGGTGTAATCTAATTCTTCCTTTTGTTTAGATGAAAAAATCAGAAGAGTCTTTTTTTCATCTTCAATAGCAAGGCTTTTTACGCTTCTATAGGTAGGCAAGGATTTAAGGTTTTCAAAACTTACTTGTTCCTGAACAAAGACTTTTTGTTCCTTTTGATTTAATTCTGCTCTTCCTATGGGAATTAAAATGTCCTTTTCTTCTTTTAATCTTGCCCCTTTCTCCAGACTCACAACGAGGTATCTAATTCTTTTATCAGTTTTGTCATACAAAAAATCCTTTAGAATCCCCATTCTTGCGCCAACAGCATCAACTACTGGCCATCCATAAATTCGGGAAAAAAGATCATCAATTTTGTAGTCACTGTTCTTCAGTTCCTGCAGGTGTTCAAGTGGTGCAGAAATTTCATTAGGGTCTCTTGAGGTATCTCTTTGAATATCTTGACCAACCTCATCATACTTCCACTTCTGTATCATAATTCTGTGTCTAGTCATGTGTATTGTTTTTGATGTTAATAACTAAAGACTCTTTACTCTAAATTAATAATAATGATCTTTAAAATTAATAAATGAATTATAAGTTTTTTTTAAAACTGAATCACTTTTACCAAAGGAAATTTTTGCTGATTAAGAACTCTTAAAAAAGTATTTAATTTATCAATGATGTTCCGGTATGGTTTTCCTGTTATTTTGGAGTCTTTTCCTCGAACATGAATCGCAACAATAAAAATGCTCAAATCCATCAAGAAAGACCCCTAAAGGGCCTAAAATAAACCCTGTGGAGTAGAAAACTCCGGCAGCTAAAGGAACGGCCATGACATTATATGAATCTTTGTATAAATGCAATAAATCCAGGGATAGCCTCAGCTCGGAAATATCGCCTGAACATGAAAATTCATTTTTCGATGTTATCGAGTCTTTCAGATTTGTTTCTTCAACCAATTTTATTTCTTCTTTGTAGAAATTTGTAAGAATAAGTTTATGCACAATAAATAATGGGCTTTTTACATGGATTACTTATTAATTTTTTTAGTAACTCATAGTTTTCTCATATAGGGGACTTTTTAAGAAAAATGAGAAAACTGGTAGCAACCAGAATAATACTACCTGCAATTATGAAAGGATAGTAAAAACCACTAAGTAATTAGCCAAATCCCTAAAATGGGACCTAAAATTTGACCAATGCTATTGGTTGAACTTTGAATAGAAATATTCCTGCCAGTATTTTTATTTGATATTAATGAAACCGCAGAAAGCAAATTTGGTGTTACCATAGCGCCTCCAGCAGCAAAAACAACGATTAATCCATATACCAAGAATTCATTGCTGAAAAATGGAAAGGCAATTAAGGATAACCCGGATAATAACAACCCCAGAGCAATTTGTTTTTTAGAGGATAAAATATTCCCTCCGTAAGATGCAAAAACAGGCTGAAGAACAGCCATTATAGACCCACAAAGCATAAAACCAATAGCAACTTGTTTACTATTAAATCCTAATTCATCTTTCCCGTAGATTGAAAAGACAGTTTCAAACAGCGTCACTACAAATTGGATGACAAACGAAAGAGCTAGTAATACGATAAAATATTTGGTAAATGTAAACCGTAAGCTCACTTTTTGTATGGTGAATTTGTGTACGGGAGTGCTGTGTTTTAACCATTTCATCACAAAGAACAGGACAATCAGTCCTAGTAGGGCAACAAATAAAAAGGGCACTGAAAATCGGTCTAAATGTAGCAGACCAATAGTATGTTTTATATGAATGTCTGTTTGGTATAGAAAGCCACCAATAGCAGGACCAAAAATAACCCCAGAGCTAATGGCAACACCAGACCAGGCCATTATTTTTGTTCTCCTTTTTTCAGAAGTAATGTCGCTTAAATAGGCGTTACTAACTGGAATAACTGAAGATGTAAAAA is part of the Antarcticibacterium sp. 1MA-6-2 genome and harbors:
- a CDS encoding MFS transporter; amino-acid sequence: MESKKKLNRIFLILLSLFVVMLGYGILLPTLPYYTERLALEDNLDTDLINFHIGLLTSIYPFFQLLFVVVWGKLSDKYGRKPIIICGLIGFVIMQLLTGLATSLTMLYIARIFGGIFTSSVIPVSNAYLSDITSEKRRTKIMAWSGVAISSGVIFGPAIGGFLYQTDIHIKHTIGLLHLDRFSVPFLFVALLGLIVLFFVMKWLKHSTPVHKFTIQKVSLRFTFTKYFIVLLALSFVIQFVVTLFETVFSIYGKDELGFNSKQVAIGFMLCGSIMAVLQPVFASYGGNILSSKKQIALGLLLSGLSLIAFPFFSNEFLVYGLIVVFAAGGAMVTPNLLSAVSLISNKNTGRNISIQSSTNSIGQILGPILGIWLIT
- a CDS encoding PRC-barrel domain-containing protein — translated: MTRHRIMIQKWKYDEVGQDIQRDTSRDPNEISAPLEHLQELKNSDYKIDDLFSRIYGWPVVDAVGARMGILKDFLYDKTDKRIRYLVVSLEKGARLKEEKDILIPIGRAELNQKEQKVFVQEQVSFENLKSLPTYRSVKSLAIEDEKKTLLIFSSKQKEELDYTQENFYNQEDFNERTFFGSDEE